The sequence TTTACAGTGAGCCGGCGTTCCACCTCCTCTGAGGTTGCGCCCGGATATACCGCAAATACAAGACCTGTGCGGATAGTGATTGAGGGGTCTTCGGTTCTGGGCATCTTCATAAAGGCGTGGATGCCCGCTATCACCACGGCAAGGGTAATAACGACCGTAACTATAGGGTGGTTCAGGGAGCTTTTGATGAATTTCATAACCGTCACTCCGCTGCCGGCTTAACGCCGTTTCCGTCCCTGAGCCTTTCCTGTCCGGCTGAAACTATTGTTTCATCACCTTTCAGACCGTTTTTTATCTCTATGGATGTTTTATAAAGCCTGCCTGTCTCCACTTTGACGGCATAGGCTCTGTTTTCTTTGACTACAAAAACCGCCGGAGCGCCCTGAGCATCCCGCACTATGGTGTTAAGCGGCACAGTGAGCATGTCCGCCCGCTCGGATGTCTTAACGGAAACATCCGCAGCCATTCCTATTTTCAGTAGCTTGCGGGGATTCTGCACTTCGATCTTCACAAGGTATGTTCTGGTGGCGGGATCAGCGGAAACATTCACAAGCCGCACAATACCCTCAAAAACCTGTTCAGGCAGAGCAGCAAGGCGCACCTCCGCTACCTGACCTGCCTCCAGCAGGCGTATATCCTTCTCGGGAACGCCTGCGCTCACATCCACAGGGTCAAGCTTCACAATCTCAGCAACTGGGGAACCGGCTGAAACTGTTTCTCCTTCGGAGACGAACCTTTTGGACATATATCCGTCACTGACGGCGTAAAGCTTTGTGTCGCCTAAACTCTTACGTACGGAAGACAGAGCCGCCTCAGCCTGCCTCAGCGCCGCCTTAGCCTGCTGTTTGTCCTCTTTCTGTCCGCCGTTTTTTGCCATTTCGTACTGGCGTTCCGCAGATTCGTAAGCTGCCCTGAATTTCAGATAATCATTCGGGGCGAGACTGCCCGAATCATAAAGCGTTTTCATTCTTGCATGCTCATCCTTTGCCCGCTCGCAGGCTATGCGTGCCTGCTCAAGCTGTTCGGGGCGCACGGGACTGTCCGCCTTTTCGTATGCCGCTTTCGCCATCTCAGCCTGTGCCTCCGCCCTCTGCACCGCAAGCCTGTAGTCGGTCGGATCAAGCTCTGCTATGAGTTCCCCCCTGCGGACAAACTCCCCCTCGCCGGGGACAATCCTCATGACTCTGCCGGAAACAAGGAATGACAGCTTCGCCGGAGCATCCTGAGAGGTCACTGCTCCCCCTGCCGAAACTGTGAGATTGTCATTAACATGCGTCACTTCTGCTGTCTTCACCGGAATATATGTTTCATTATCCGTTTCCCTTTTATCTCCGCACCCCCATAAAACAAACAGAATCATAAGCAGTGTCAATGACTTTTCCATGCTTTTACCTCTCTTGCGTTTAAGCCGCTGAAACCGCAGGCTATACAGTATTTATATCATCGCACTTTGAGTATGTCATTTCAACAATATAGTCAATAAAGTTGTCAATTATCAATTTTCTAAACAGTGATATTTTTATCATTCGTAAACTGTCGAAATATTTTCAGGACACGGAAACGCACTATTAAGCATACAGTTCATATGTGAGTTATTATTTTCATATGACTATTAATATAATCATATGAATCTTTTTAAAAAGGTGTTATAGTTGACAAATTTTATTCGCAGGGGATCGTCATGAAAATTTCATTCAGAATGAAAATTCTGCTTCCGGTAACGGTAAGCGTAATCATCGCTTTCCTGTTCAC is a genomic window of Geovibrio thiophilus containing:
- a CDS encoding efflux RND transporter periplasmic adaptor subunit, with the translated sequence MEKSLTLLMILFVLWGCGDKRETDNETYIPVKTAEVTHVNDNLTVSAGGAVTSQDAPAKLSFLVSGRVMRIVPGEGEFVRRGELIAELDPTDYRLAVQRAEAQAEMAKAAYEKADSPVRPEQLEQARIACERAKDEHARMKTLYDSGSLAPNDYLKFRAAYESAERQYEMAKNGGQKEDKQQAKAALRQAEAALSSVRKSLGDTKLYAVSDGYMSKRFVSEGETVSAGSPVAEIVKLDPVDVSAGVPEKDIRLLEAGQVAEVRLAALPEQVFEGIVRLVNVSADPATRTYLVKIEVQNPRKLLKIGMAADVSVKTSERADMLTVPLNTIVRDAQGAPAVFVVKENRAYAVKVETGRLYKTSIEIKNGLKGDETIVSAGQERLRDGNGVKPAAE